One segment of Sphingomonas qomolangmaensis DNA contains the following:
- the purN gene encoding phosphoribosylglycinamide formyltransferase has product MRDKARVAILISGSGTNMAALLYASRAPACPYAVVLVASNNPDAAGLKLAAAEGVATFALSHKGMDRDGHDAAMDEAIRASGADHVALAGYMRILTPGFVRKWEGRMLNIHPSLLPKYKGLHTHQRALDAGDAQAGCSVHLVTAELDDGPVLGQCAVAIQPGDTTDTLAARVLIAEHQLYARTLSDYVSREADPDWIVAKVGELALALPETDARPSHGAPGWRVGGEKTGKYFAYVSIHHHGEDAIALLVKTSGGDEQAAVVDQDPELYYLPKFYAPSGWIAIRLDTGRTDWDHIADWLGRSWRSVAPKRLTKLMDVAAEF; this is encoded by the coding sequence ATGCGGGATAAGGCCCGCGTCGCGATCCTGATTTCGGGCAGCGGCACCAATATGGCGGCGTTGCTCTATGCGTCGCGCGCACCCGCCTGCCCCTATGCGGTGGTGCTGGTCGCATCGAACAATCCCGACGCGGCGGGACTGAAGCTGGCGGCGGCAGAGGGTGTTGCCACCTTTGCGCTTTCGCACAAGGGAATGGACCGCGACGGCCACGACGCCGCGATGGACGAAGCGATCCGCGCGAGCGGCGCCGATCATGTCGCGCTGGCAGGTTATATGCGCATCCTCACGCCCGGCTTCGTGCGCAAGTGGGAGGGGCGGATGCTCAACATCCATCCCTCGCTGCTGCCCAAATACAAGGGATTGCATACGCACCAGCGCGCGCTCGACGCGGGCGATGCGCAGGCCGGGTGCAGCGTGCATCTGGTGACCGCCGAGCTCGACGACGGGCCGGTGCTGGGGCAGTGCGCGGTCGCGATCCAGCCCGGCGACACCACCGATACACTGGCCGCGCGCGTGCTGATCGCCGAGCATCAGCTATATGCTCGGACCCTCAGCGACTATGTGTCGCGCGAGGCCGACCCTGACTGGATCGTCGCCAAGGTCGGCGAACTCGCGCTCGCGCTGCCCGAAACCGACGCGCGGCCCTCGCATGGCGCCCCCGGCTGGCGGGTAGGCGGCGAGAAGACGGGCAAATATTTCGCCTATGTCTCGATCCACCATCATGGCGAGGACGCGATCGCGTTGCTGGTCAAGACGAGCGGCGGCGACGAGCAGGCGGCGGTCGTCGACCAGGACCCCGAGCTATATTATCTGCCCAAATTCTACGCGCCCTCGGGCTGGATCGCGATCCGCCTCGATACCGGTCGCACCGATTGGGACCATATCGCCGACTGGCTCGGCCGAAGCTGGCGCAGCGTCGCGCCCAAGCGGCTGACGAAGCTGATGGATGTAGCAGCCGAGTTCTAA
- a CDS encoding GFA family protein has product MTTGRCLCGGVRVTLPKPVHDVGVCHCRQCRTWTSGPWMALQVPEAVVEGDDMAIFRSSGFAERGFCRTCGSHIFHRPIDGPELAVSAGLFRDDRQYVDGEIFVDSQPAHYRFEGVANRRTSTSMAFEWLPKLIARRAGSWFVRR; this is encoded by the coding sequence GTGACAACCGGACGCTGCCTGTGCGGCGGCGTCCGGGTCACCTTGCCCAAGCCCGTGCATGACGTTGGTGTATGTCACTGCCGTCAGTGCCGTACCTGGACCAGCGGACCATGGATGGCGCTTCAGGTGCCCGAGGCCGTTGTCGAGGGCGATGACATGGCGATTTTCCGGTCTTCAGGCTTTGCCGAGCGGGGATTTTGCCGGACATGCGGAAGCCATATTTTTCATAGGCCGATAGATGGCCCTGAACTGGCGGTTTCGGCGGGGCTGTTCCGCGACGACCGGCAATATGTCGACGGTGAAATTTTCGTCGATAGCCAGCCTGCGCATTATCGGTTCGAGGGCGTTGCCAATCGCCGCACCAGCACGTCGATGGCTTTCGAATGGTTGCCCAAGCTGATCGCGCGACGCGCAGGTAGTTGGTTCGTGCGGCGTTAG
- the ndk gene encoding nucleoside-diphosphate kinase, protein MAATRTFSIIKPDATRRNLTGAVTKMLEEAGLRVVASKRIQMTREQAEGFYAVHKERPFFGELVEFMISGPVVVQVLEGENAMQRNRDIMGATNPANAEAGTIRKELAESIEANTVHGSDSDENAAIEIAYFFKPEEIVG, encoded by the coding sequence ATGGCCGCGACCCGCACGTTTTCGATCATCAAGCCCGATGCCACCCGCCGCAACCTGACCGGTGCGGTCACCAAGATGCTCGAGGAAGCCGGCCTGCGCGTCGTCGCTTCGAAGCGCATTCAGATGACCCGCGAACAGGCCGAAGGGTTTTACGCGGTCCACAAGGAGCGTCCGTTCTTCGGCGAGCTCGTCGAATTCATGATTTCGGGCCCGGTCGTCGTCCAGGTGCTCGAAGGTGAGAACGCGATGCAGCGCAACCGCGACATCATGGGCGCGACCAACCCAGCCAATGCCGAAGCCGGCACGATCCGCAAGGAACTGGCCGAGAGCATCGAAGCCAACACCGTCCACGGTTCGGACAGCGACGAGAACGCCGCGATCGAGATCGCATATTTCTTCAAGCCTGAAGAAATCGTTGGCTGA
- a CDS encoding DNA polymerase III subunit chi: MQVDFYHLTLTPLARALPQIAQKVLGSGQRLLIVSDSEEQRGAIDRLLWTYAADSFLPHACAGSGDDTVQPILIGLEPAPANAARMIALIDGTWRDEALAFERAFHFFDDDAIHPARAAWKRLAEREGVERRYWKQTESGWEQAA; encoded by the coding sequence ATGCAGGTCGATTTCTATCATCTGACGCTCACGCCGCTCGCACGCGCGCTGCCGCAGATCGCGCAGAAGGTGCTTGGCAGCGGGCAGCGGCTGCTGATCGTGTCGGATAGCGAAGAACAGCGCGGCGCGATCGACCGGCTGCTGTGGACCTATGCCGCCGACAGCTTCCTGCCGCACGCCTGCGCGGGGTCGGGCGACGACACGGTGCAGCCGATCCTGATCGGGTTGGAGCCGGCACCCGCCAACGCCGCGCGGATGATCGCGCTGATCGACGGCACCTGGCGCGACGAGGCGCTGGCGTTCGAGCGCGCGTTCCATTTCTTCGACGACGACGCGATCCATCCCGCCCGCGCCGCGTGGAAGCGATTGGCCGAACGCGAGGGCGTCGAGCGGCGGTATTGGAAGCAGACCGAAAGCGGCTGGGAACAGGCCGCCTGA
- a CDS encoding leucyl aminopeptidase has protein sequence MQIDFTATAPETAEAIALIVGRDGKAALDRFDEATRSLIAGAFAAARFDGEAGTIAEIFVPNGRVLLVGIGSGDEVEHEKAGGALAGRFLTAGIAGIVVDFAGTGPSPAAVARFAGAAAARAWRFDVYRTKQPERQKPTLAAITIAGAPDGTDAAWAKAKALNEGLELTRTLVSEPPNILYPESFVDRCRHLEELGVTLTILDEAAMAEHGMGALLGVSQGSAREARILAMHWNGTDGTGDPDIALVGKGVTFDTGGISLKPGPGMEDMKWDMGGAGAVAGAMKALAARKAKANVIGVVGLVENMPDGNAQRPGDVVTSMSGQTIEILNTDAEGRLVLADVITWVQHAHRPKAIVDLATLTGAMIISLGSEHGGLFANDDSLAEQILAASRASGDALWRFPMSPAYDKLIDSPIADMKNVGPRGAGSITAAQFIQRFVDPGVRWAHLDIAGMVWSDKPGNTYEKGATGFGVRVLDRLVRDNFEG, from the coding sequence ATGCAGATCGACTTTACCGCCACCGCCCCCGAAACCGCCGAAGCGATCGCCTTGATCGTCGGGCGCGACGGCAAAGCCGCGCTCGATCGCTTCGATGAAGCGACGCGGTCGCTAATCGCCGGTGCGTTCGCCGCTGCGCGCTTCGACGGCGAAGCCGGGACGATCGCCGAAATTTTCGTGCCCAACGGGCGGGTTCTGTTGGTGGGGATCGGTTCGGGTGACGAGGTCGAGCACGAAAAGGCCGGCGGCGCGCTTGCCGGACGATTCCTCACGGCGGGTATCGCCGGCATCGTCGTCGATTTCGCGGGCACCGGCCCAAGCCCCGCAGCGGTCGCGCGCTTCGCGGGCGCGGCGGCGGCACGCGCCTGGCGGTTCGACGTCTATCGTACCAAGCAGCCCGAACGGCAGAAGCCGACGCTTGCCGCGATCACGATCGCCGGCGCCCCCGACGGCACCGATGCGGCGTGGGCCAAGGCCAAGGCGCTCAACGAGGGGCTCGAACTAACACGGACGCTCGTCTCGGAGCCGCCCAACATCCTGTACCCCGAAAGCTTCGTCGACCGCTGCCGCCACCTCGAGGAACTCGGCGTCACGCTGACGATCCTCGACGAAGCCGCGATGGCTGAGCATGGCATGGGCGCGCTGCTCGGCGTCAGCCAGGGTTCGGCGCGCGAGGCGCGGATCCTGGCGATGCACTGGAACGGCACCGACGGCACCGGCGATCCCGATATCGCGCTGGTCGGCAAGGGCGTGACCTTCGACACCGGCGGCATCTCGCTCAAGCCGGGGCCGGGCATGGAAGACATGAAGTGGGACATGGGCGGCGCGGGCGCGGTCGCGGGGGCGATGAAGGCGCTCGCTGCGCGCAAGGCCAAGGCGAACGTGATCGGCGTCGTCGGGCTGGTCGAGAACATGCCCGACGGCAATGCGCAGCGGCCGGGCGACGTCGTGACGTCGATGTCGGGGCAGACGATCGAGATACTCAACACCGATGCCGAAGGGCGGCTGGTGCTTGCCGATGTCATCACCTGGGTCCAGCACGCGCATCGCCCCAAGGCGATCGTCGACCTGGCGACGCTCACCGGCGCGATGATCATCAGCCTGGGCAGCGAGCATGGCGGATTGTTCGCCAACGACGATTCGCTCGCCGAGCAGATCCTGGCGGCGAGCCGGGCGTCGGGCGACGCGCTGTGGCGCTTCCCGATGTCGCCCGCCTACGACAAGCTGATCGATTCGCCGATCGCCGACATGAAGAATGTCGGGCCGCGCGGCGCGGGGTCGATCACCGCGGCGCAGTTCATCCAGCGCTTCGTCGATCCGGGCGTGCGCTGGGCGCATCTCGATATCGCGGGGATGGTGTGGTCGGACAAGCCGGGCAACACCTATGAGAAGGGTGCGACCGGCTTCGGCGTGCGCGTGCTCGACCGGCTGGTGCGCGACAATTTCGAAGGGTGA
- a CDS encoding LPS-assembly protein LptD, which produces MKRLALLRTAALPLSLGLAVAAQAQDLQDRVVPPPAPEQTGADPRTDDEIDFSADLLEYNTDGDVVDASGDVRLSRQGERLRADKVTWNRTTGQVVAEGNIAVTNPQGDIAYGDRIELTDSLRDGVVQNMLVVLEQGGRLAAERGVREEGGIIRVTRAAYTPCTVTTAANCPKEPSWKINAREVTYDPARSRVRYKGARITLLGLTLPLPSFSHTIGGKSAAGVLAPEIRYGRVNGLEFALPYHFEMGPNRDLTITPRVFTGSLPMLQADYRELNSLGAFRINAYGTYSRRSDDLIVTDVPATSENAFRGYVDASGRAQFTPEWSAYASIRVATDRTFLRRYDISRDDRLRSNVGVMRITPDSYFAINGWAVQSLRLDGTGTAQPLALPEIDYRKRMEDSLLGGRFTFQLNSLAIGRKSGQDTQRAFASALWELRRVTTLGQEVTFSALARADVYNTQDTLLTSVVSYRGDEGFSARAIGAAAVDVKWPFIGEALGGTQRFTPRVQMVVAPHVENLSIPNEDARAVDLEDSNLFALNRFPGYDRFEDSTRFTYGLDYALDLPGIAINANVGQSYRLTERSALFPDGTGLNDRWSDFVGRTEIRFRQFVSFTHRYRIDKDGFALRRNEIDATIGSRQTYAQIGYLRLNRDIGIELEDLRDREEARVAGRVAFARLWSVFGSATVDLTDRSEDPLSLSDGFDPVRHRIGVEYEDDCLRLGIAWRRDYTDIGDARRGNSFLLTLALTNLGR; this is translated from the coding sequence GTGAAGCGCCTGGCCCTGTTGCGTACCGCCGCGCTGCCGCTATCCCTCGGCCTCGCGGTCGCGGCGCAGGCGCAGGATCTGCAGGATCGCGTGGTCCCGCCGCCTGCCCCCGAGCAGACCGGCGCCGACCCGCGCACCGATGACGAAATCGATTTCAGCGCCGACCTTCTCGAATACAACACCGATGGCGACGTCGTCGATGCCAGCGGGGACGTCCGACTGTCGCGCCAGGGCGAACGGCTGCGCGCCGACAAGGTCACCTGGAACCGCACCACCGGACAGGTCGTCGCCGAAGGCAATATCGCGGTCACCAACCCGCAGGGCGACATCGCCTATGGCGACCGGATCGAATTGACCGACAGCCTGCGCGACGGGGTGGTGCAGAACATGCTGGTGGTGCTCGAACAGGGCGGGAGGCTCGCCGCCGAACGCGGCGTGCGCGAGGAAGGCGGTATCATCCGCGTGACGCGCGCAGCCTATACGCCCTGCACCGTCACCACCGCCGCGAACTGCCCCAAGGAACCGAGCTGGAAGATCAATGCGCGCGAGGTCACCTACGACCCTGCCCGCAGCCGGGTGCGCTACAAGGGCGCGCGGATCACCCTGCTCGGCCTCACTCTGCCGCTGCCCAGCTTCTCGCACACGATCGGCGGCAAGAGCGCGGCAGGCGTGCTCGCCCCCGAGATTCGCTATGGCCGGGTCAACGGGCTCGAATTCGCGCTGCCCTATCATTTCGAAATGGGGCCCAATCGCGACCTGACGATCACCCCGCGGGTGTTCACCGGATCGCTGCCGATGCTCCAGGCTGATTATCGCGAACTCAACAGCCTCGGCGCGTTCCGCATCAATGCCTATGGCACCTATAGCCGGCGCAGCGACGACCTGATCGTCACCGACGTGCCGGCCACCAGCGAGAACGCGTTTCGCGGCTATGTCGATGCTTCGGGCCGTGCGCAATTCACCCCCGAATGGAGCGCCTATGCATCGATCCGGGTAGCCACCGATCGCACCTTCCTGCGACGCTACGATATATCCCGCGACGACCGGCTGCGCAGCAATGTCGGGGTGATGCGGATCACCCCCGACAGCTATTTCGCGATCAATGGCTGGGCGGTGCAGTCGCTCCGGCTTGACGGTACCGGCACCGCGCAGCCGCTGGCGCTGCCCGAGATCGATTATCGCAAGCGGATGGAAGACAGCTTGCTCGGCGGCCGCTTCACCTTCCAGCTCAACAGCCTCGCGATCGGTCGCAAATCAGGCCAGGACACGCAGCGCGCCTTTGCCTCGGCGCTGTGGGAATTGCGCCGGGTGACGACACTCGGCCAGGAAGTGACATTCAGCGCGCTCGCCCGCGCCGATGTGTACAACACGCAGGACACGCTGCTGACCAGCGTCGTGTCGTATCGCGGTGACGAAGGCTTTTCGGCGCGCGCGATCGGTGCCGCCGCGGTCGACGTCAAATGGCCGTTCATCGGCGAGGCGCTGGGGGGCACACAGCGCTTCACGCCGCGCGTACAGATGGTGGTGGCGCCGCATGTCGAAAATCTGTCGATCCCAAACGAAGACGCACGCGCGGTCGACCTCGAGGATTCGAACCTCTTCGCGCTCAATCGCTTCCCCGGCTATGACCGGTTCGAGGATTCGACGCGGTTTACCTACGGGCTCGATTATGCGCTCGACCTTCCTGGCATCGCGATCAATGCCAATGTCGGGCAAAGCTATCGTCTGACCGAGCGGTCCGCCTTGTTCCCCGACGGCACCGGGCTCAACGATCGCTGGTCCGATTTCGTCGGTCGCACCGAAATTCGCTTTCGACAGTTCGTCAGCTTCACCCATCGCTATCGTATCGACAAGGATGGGTTCGCGCTTCGCCGCAACGAGATCGACGCGACGATCGGATCGCGCCAGACGTATGCCCAGATCGGCTATCTCCGCCTGAACCGCGACATCGGTATCGAACTCGAGGATCTGCGCGACCGCGAAGAGGCGCGCGTTGCGGGCCGGGTCGCGTTCGCGCGGCTGTGGTCGGTGTTCGGTTCGGCGACGGTCGACCTCACCGACCGCAGCGAGGACCCGCTGTCGCTGTCGGATGGCTTCGATCCCGTCCGCCATCGGATCGGGGTCGAATATGAGGACGATTGCCTGCGGCTCGGCATTGCGTGGCGACGTGACTATACCGACATCGGCGATGCACGCCGCGGCAACAGCTTCCTGCTGACGCTGGCATTGACGAACCTGGGGCGCTAA
- a CDS encoding peptidylprolyl isomerase — protein sequence MKRLGALAAATMLAGIAAAQTVSDPQAGAGQDTPATNLNLPSNLQVFGKVDPNIRKATAIVNETVITGTDVDQRLAMITGLRGVKVSDAERDQLRLQVLRAIIDETLQIQAAANEDIKVAPAEIEQSFTRVSRNFQRTPEQMKAFLEQIGSSERSLRRQIEGELAWTRLLRRQVEPFISVGEEEVKAIIARLEAAKGTEEAHLKEIYLSATPDRAAEVLENGRKMIEQMRGGAPFEYFARNFSEATTKAVEGDLGWINPAVLPDQLAAAAKTMQVGQIAGPIAIPGGYSILYMVDKRQVLTADPRDARLSLRQMSVKFPTALTQEQIQARAAEFAQVTQKIQGCGNVNAVAQQIGAEVVDNDAIRIRELPAQLQDLMINLQVGQATPPFGSPTEGVRVLVLCGRDDPATANAPNPEQIQAGLEQERVNLRAQRMLRDLRRDAIVEYQ from the coding sequence ATGAAGCGCCTCGGCGCACTTGCCGCCGCCACGATGCTCGCGGGTATCGCCGCTGCGCAGACGGTGAGCGATCCGCAGGCGGGAGCCGGACAGGACACGCCGGCAACCAACCTCAACCTGCCGAGCAATCTGCAGGTGTTCGGCAAGGTCGATCCCAACATCCGCAAGGCGACCGCGATCGTCAACGAAACCGTGATCACCGGCACCGACGTCGATCAGCGCCTGGCGATGATTACCGGGCTTCGCGGCGTAAAGGTGAGCGATGCCGAGCGCGACCAGCTGCGGCTGCAGGTGCTGCGCGCGATCATCGACGAGACGCTGCAGATCCAGGCCGCGGCCAACGAAGACATCAAGGTCGCACCCGCCGAGATCGAACAGAGCTTCACGCGGGTCTCGCGCAATTTCCAGCGCACGCCCGAACAGATGAAGGCGTTTCTCGAACAGATCGGTTCGTCCGAGCGGTCGCTGCGGCGGCAGATCGAGGGCGAGCTCGCTTGGACGCGGCTGCTCCGCCGCCAGGTCGAGCCCTTCATCAGTGTCGGCGAGGAAGAGGTGAAGGCGATCATCGCGCGCCTCGAGGCAGCCAAGGGGACAGAGGAAGCGCATCTGAAGGAAATCTACCTCAGCGCCACCCCCGATCGCGCGGCTGAAGTGCTCGAAAACGGTCGCAAGATGATCGAACAGATGCGCGGTGGCGCGCCGTTCGAGTATTTCGCGCGCAACTTCTCCGAGGCGACGACCAAGGCGGTCGAGGGCGATCTGGGCTGGATCAATCCCGCCGTGCTCCCCGATCAGCTGGCGGCGGCCGCCAAGACGATGCAGGTCGGCCAGATTGCTGGCCCGATCGCGATCCCGGGCGGCTATTCGATCCTGTACATGGTCGACAAGCGGCAGGTGCTGACCGCCGACCCTCGCGACGCGCGGCTCAGCCTGCGGCAGATGTCGGTGAAGTTCCCCACCGCGCTCACCCAGGAGCAGATCCAGGCGCGGGCCGCCGAGTTCGCGCAGGTGACGCAGAAGATCCAGGGCTGCGGCAACGTCAATGCTGTGGCGCAGCAGATTGGCGCCGAGGTCGTCGACAACGACGCGATCCGCATTCGCGAGCTGCCCGCGCAGTTGCAGGACCTGATGATCAACCTGCAGGTCGGCCAGGCGACGCCGCCGTTCGGTTCGCCGACCGAGGGCGTGCGCGTGCTGGTGCTGTGCGGTCGTGACGATCCAGCGACCGCCAATGCGCCCAATCCCGAGCAGATCCAGGCGGGGCTCGAGCAAGAGCGCGTGAACTTGCGCGCCCAGCGGATGCTGCGCGATCTTCGCCGCGATGCGATCGTCGAATATCAATAA
- the pdxA gene encoding 4-hydroxythreonine-4-phosphate dehydrogenase PdxA produces the protein MRSSNINNPATPGAMIRPLVVPLGDPAGIGPEIVAKAWAHRQLHGLAPFFAVGDPRSIEQVWDGPVARIAYPDEVASVFDTALPVLAVHDAGMVTPGNPDGEGARSALESLELAVGLARSGAAGALVTAPVSKTQLYRIGFQHPGQTEFIAERCGLAPENTVMMLAGPTLRVVPVTTHVALSAVRGLLSIELIVAKARVTARGLTKNFGIERPRLAFAGLNPHAGEDGALGSEEIEIIAPAIEQLRAEGIDAVGPLAADTMFHARARAGYDAAICCYHDQALIPLKTLHFDEGVNITLGLPIVRTSPDHGTAFGIAGKDCAEPGAMIAAIRMAASAAERRLTRSA, from the coding sequence ATGCGATCGTCGAATATCAATAACCCCGCGACCCCCGGCGCGATGATCCGCCCGCTCGTCGTACCGCTGGGCGATCCCGCGGGGATCGGCCCCGAAATCGTCGCCAAGGCGTGGGCGCATCGCCAACTGCACGGGCTCGCACCGTTCTTTGCGGTGGGCGACCCGCGATCGATCGAGCAGGTCTGGGACGGCCCCGTGGCGCGCATCGCCTATCCCGACGAGGTGGCGAGCGTATTTGACACCGCGCTGCCGGTGCTCGCGGTACACGATGCCGGCATGGTGACCCCCGGCAACCCCGATGGCGAGGGCGCGCGCAGTGCACTTGAATCACTTGAGCTCGCGGTCGGCCTCGCACGGTCGGGGGCGGCGGGTGCGCTGGTGACCGCGCCGGTATCGAAGACGCAGCTGTATCGCATCGGCTTCCAGCATCCGGGGCAGACCGAATTCATCGCCGAGCGGTGCGGCCTGGCGCCCGAGAATACGGTGATGATGCTCGCCGGGCCGACGCTGCGCGTGGTGCCGGTGACGACACATGTCGCGCTGTCGGCGGTGCGCGGGTTGCTGTCGATCGAGCTGATCGTCGCCAAAGCGCGGGTGACGGCGCGCGGGCTGACCAAGAATTTCGGGATCGAACGGCCGCGGCTCGCCTTTGCGGGACTCAACCCGCATGCCGGCGAGGACGGGGCGTTGGGCAGCGAGGAGATCGAGATCATCGCCCCGGCGATCGAGCAATTGCGCGCCGAGGGGATCGACGCGGTCGGGCCGCTTGCCGCCGACACGATGTTCCATGCCAGGGCACGCGCCGGGTATGATGCGGCGATCTGCTGCTATCATGACCAGGCGCTGATCCCGCTGAAGACGCTGCACTTCGACGAGGGGGTGAACATCACTTTGGGGCTGCCGATCGTGCGGACTTCGCCCGACCATGGGACCGCGTTCGGGATTGCGGGGAAGGACTGTGCCGAGCCCGGCGCGATGATCGCGGCGATCCGGATGGCGGCGAGCGCTGCCGAGCGTCGTCTGACCCGCAGCGCATGA
- the rsmA gene encoding 16S rRNA (adenine(1518)-N(6)/adenine(1519)-N(6))-dimethyltransferase RsmA has protein sequence MTVALPPLREVIRAHGLTASKALGQNFLFDQQLLDRIARVPGDLSGAEVLEVGPGPGGLTRSLLAAGARVTAIERDRRCIPALAELGEAYPGQLTVIEGDALAIDHAGLFEGKPHVVANLPYNVGTALFVGWLSAGWTPWWESLTLMFQREVADRIVAQANDDAYGRLAVLAQWRSTPRIAMPVHRSAFTPPPKVMSAVVHVVPGDQPDGVRLRTLETLTAAAFGQRRKMLRASLKGMPGALAAVEGLGIDPTRRAETVSVGEFCAIARVIDAGK, from the coding sequence ATGACGGTGGCCTTGCCGCCGCTGCGCGAGGTGATCCGGGCGCATGGGCTGACCGCGAGCAAGGCGCTGGGGCAGAATTTCCTGTTCGACCAGCAATTGCTCGACCGGATTGCTCGGGTACCGGGCGATCTTTCGGGAGCCGAGGTGCTCGAAGTCGGGCCGGGTCCGGGCGGGCTTACCCGGTCGCTGCTGGCCGCCGGGGCGCGGGTGACGGCGATCGAGCGTGACCGGCGGTGTATTCCGGCGCTCGCCGAACTGGGCGAGGCGTATCCGGGGCAGCTGACCGTCATCGAGGGCGATGCGCTGGCGATCGACCATGCGGGGCTGTTCGAGGGCAAGCCGCATGTGGTGGCCAACCTGCCCTACAACGTGGGCACTGCGTTGTTCGTCGGGTGGCTGTCGGCCGGCTGGACGCCGTGGTGGGAGAGCCTGACGCTGATGTTCCAGCGCGAGGTGGCCGACCGGATCGTGGCGCAGGCCAATGACGACGCCTATGGGCGGCTGGCGGTGCTGGCGCAGTGGCGCAGCACCCCGCGAATCGCTATGCCGGTGCATCGATCGGCCTTCACCCCGCCGCCCAAGGTGATGTCGGCGGTGGTGCATGTGGTGCCCGGCGACCAGCCCGATGGGGTGCGGCTGCGCACGCTCGAGACGCTGACCGCGGCGGCGTTCGGGCAGCGGCGCAAGATGCTGCGCGCCAGCCTGAAGGGGATGCCGGGGGCGCTGGCGGCGGTCGAGGGGTTGGGGATCGATCCTACGCGGCGGGCGGAGACGGTTAGCGTAGGCGAGTTTTGTGCGATTGCGCGGGTGATCGATGCGGGGAAATAG